A stretch of the Gracilinanus agilis isolate LMUSP501 chromosome 4, AgileGrace, whole genome shotgun sequence genome encodes the following:
- the LOC123247218 gene encoding cornifin alpha-like: MASQQQKQPCTFPPQEPCAPKTKEPCHPKMPEPCHPKVPEPCHPKLPEPCHPKMPEPCHPKVPEPCHPKVPESCITTPSLSQEKCPQVPKTKQK; this comes from the coding sequence ATGGCTTCCCAGCAGCAGAAGCAGCCCTGTACTTTCCCTCCCCAGGAGCCATGTGCTCCCAAAACCAAGGAGCCCTGCCATCCCAAGATGCCAGAGCCTTGCCATCCTAAGGTGCCAGAGCCCTGCCATCCCAAGCTGCCAGAGCCTTGCCATCCCAAGATGCCAGAGCCATGCCATCCCAAAGTGCCAGAACCATGCCATCCCAAGGTGCCAGAATCTTGTATAACCACTCCATCTCTATCTCAAGAGAAGTGCCCACAGGTCCCCAAGACCAAGCAGAAGTAA
- the LOC123247681 gene encoding cornifin alpha-like produces the protein MSSHQQKQPSIIPPQLQQHQVKQPYQPPPQEPGNPKGPQPGTKLPQTSYPKFPEPGTTKLPEPCQPIVPGKYPTKTPEPHYPGVQVPTHPKVPEPGTTKVPGYYPPPAQEKYPQVPKTKQK, from the exons ATGTCTTCCCACCAGCAGAAGCAGCCCAGTATCATACCTCCTCAGCTTCAGCAGCATCAAGTGAAACAACCCTACCAACCACCTCCCCAGGAGCCAGGCAACCCCAAGGGCCCACAACCAGGCACCAAGTTGCCACAGACAAGTTATCCTAAGTTTCCAGAGCCAGGCACAACCAAGTTGCCAGAGCCATGCCAACCTATAGTTCCAGGGAAATACCCCACCAAGACACCAGAGCCACACTACCCTGGGGTCCAAGTGCCAACCCACCCTAAG GTCCCAGAGCCAGGCACTACCAAGGTCCCAGGGTATTATCCACCTCCTGCCCAAGAGAAGTACCCACAGGTCCCCAAGACCAAACAGAAGTAA